In Biomphalaria glabrata chromosome 11, xgBioGlab47.1, whole genome shotgun sequence, the following proteins share a genomic window:
- the LOC106068863 gene encoding uncharacterized protein LOC106068863 has product MGNATEPISMNIAPVPTVSLINKQRSRQSSLVSTDSFLQSQRSIDHNYSGSDPILRERGPSPTSQLAANIATGEPSSIELTDGVGQNELSSSRTSTQPKKQSSPVPAKNVRRCFGVNHASEQSECHINVTPPYPTAHFLEGQVITWVNVDLVMSHNQENQMTRETPEQSRCGSAENVSAGKLEYDHTSGHFNVQLNNDFNTGNFTVEQGASLLNQQEPNSIVEDFYRYRNSKEDNTNNSCSKLNIEDLTFCSSTLLAPLSENIAPSLCSFGPLQGVPAEASICFNSVHAGDTRSFPVYESHHSNSYDSYNFDSYYPTDLCNTHELNRELINYNTRTDISTHSVCSASEEFHFCGDGIESSNRASCDQPHVLTTYHLENNGITSLGFTAGQCEENFSFGGGHRMISLSQEGLNSLGFVIQRGRTSSFGETLRNSLNGDSLSSQEAMPKRFGGCSRIISLSQEGLSSLGFWAENGSCGETVQPSILDDSVCAQEALAKLPGGESRLDSNQKDSNSLPFVTNRVRSGSGSNLRNSLKRDYLACTQETLSSLNPQFQASDRKTRSVSSKVEANLSKVLCQSFDHCSASNIPASSSSTKSLNKSVFHQSTSSVSSSNNDSVTLTDKVVKSYFRQASQGGSGRLMEDRQEIYESFGNIQEADPSLPFIRPRSSSGRAKSPSTRQKSPQSRSKSPASRPSSPGKKHTDLEDTNPTIQDVQVKRNEPADINFAEPANDALSIFDGPSGYRQYYSAFLCCAPEDLQHFGLSFHSMLEEWGFKIFLPPRDLVLTGCNFDNMSRALEERCNGKIIVILSVNYEASEECSFLTSFARVLDPDARKRNIIPVQIDKNVEIKNVLKGLSIIRYNHDYKCGWLKQKLVDAIAA; this is encoded by the exons ATGGGAAATGCCACAGAACCAATTTCCATGAACATTGCCCCTGTGCCCACTGTCTCACTCATCAACAAACAACGGAGTAGGCAGAGCTCACTAGTCTCCACAGATTCCTTCCTCCAGAGCCAGAGGAGCATCGATCACAATTACTCTGGTTCAGACCCCATTTTACGAGAACGAGGACCATCGCCCACGTCTCAGCTAGCCGCTAACATCGCGACTGGGGAGCCAAGCTCTATTGAGTTAACAGATGGCGTTGGGCAAAACGAGCTTTCTTCCTCGAGAACATCCACACAGCCAAAGAAGCAAAGCTCACCAGTGCCAGCAAAGAATGTGAGGAGATGTTTCGGTGTGAACCATGCCAGTGAGCAAAGTGAATGCCATATCAATGTAACTCCTCCTTATCCTACAGCTCATTTTCTTGAAGGGCAAGTGATCACATGGGTGAACGTTGACCTAGTCATGTCCCACAATCAAGAGAATCAGATGACTCGGGAAACACCAGAACAGTCGCGCTGTGGCTCTGCAGAAAATGTGTCTGCCGGGAAACTGGAATATGACCACACGTCTGGTCACTTTAACGTCCAGTTAAATAACGATTTCAACACGGGAAACTTTACTGTCGAGCAGGGTGCAAGCTTACTTAATCAACAAGAACCGAATAGTATTGTCGAGGATTTTTACCGTTACCGAAATTCAAAGGAAGACAATACCAATAATTCTTGCTCAAAATTGAACATTGAAGATTTGACATTTTGCAGTTCAACACTACTGGCTCCATTGTCTGAAAACATTGCTCCTTCTTTATGCTCCTTTGGTCCACTGCAAGGTGTACCCGCTGAGGCTAGTATTTGCTTTAACAGTGTCCACGCTGGCGATACTAGATCGTTCCCAGTCTATGAATCCCATCATAGTAATTCCTACGATTCGTATAATTTTGATTCGTATTATCCCACAGATCTGTGCAATACACATGAACTCAACAGAGAACTTATCAATTATAATACGCGTACTGACATATCAACCCATTCTGTTTGCAGTGCGTCCGAAGAATTTCACTTTTGTGGTGATGGCATTGAGTCCTCTAATAGGGCATCGTGCGATCAACCTCATGTGTTAACAACTTACCATTTAGAAAACAATGGAATAACATCTTTGGGATTTACAGCCGGTCAGTGTGAAgaaaatttttcttttggtgGCGGACACAGAATGATCTCCTTATCGCAAGAAGGTTTAAATTCTTTGGGTTTTGTGATCCAGAGAGGACGGACAAGCAGTTTCGGAGAAACTCTACGGAACAGCCTGAATGGtgattctctttcttcacaggAAGCAATGCCAAAAAGGTTTGGTGGATGTAGTAGAATAATTTCTTTGTCCCAAGAAGGTTTGAGTTCGTTGGGGTTTTGGGCTGAAAATGGCAGCTGCGGAGAAACTGTTCAGCCAAGTATTCTTGATGATTCTGTTTGTGCACAGGAAGCGCTTGCTAAATTGCCCGGTGGAGAAAGCAGATTGGACTCAAATCAAAAAGATTCAAATTCTTTGCCATTTGTGACCAACAGAGTGCGGAGCGGAAGTGGGAGCAATTTAAGGAACAGTTTAAAGAGAGATTATTTAGCATGTACGCAAGAAACACTTTCTTCATTAAATCCTCAATTCCAGGCATCTGATAGAAAAACAAGATCCGTGTCTTCGAAAGTTGAAGCTAATCTTAGTAAAGTTTTATGTCAATCGTTTGATCATTGTTCTGCCAGTAATATTCCCGCCTCTAGTAGCTCTACCAAAAGTCTTAATAAGTCAGTGTTTCATCAATCTACCAGTAGTGTTTCGTCTTCTAACAATGACTCTGTCACACTCACTGACAAAGTTGTAAAAAGCTACTTCCGGCAGGCGTCCCAAGGAGGATCTGGTAGACTGATGGAGGATAGGCAAGAGATATATGAATCTTTTGGAAACATACAAGAAGCTGACCCCAGTTTACCGTTTATTAGACCTCGGTCAAGTTCTGGACGAGCCAAGTCACCGTCTACTCGACAGAAGTCGCCCcaaagtagatccaaatcacCTGCTAGTAGGCCAAGTTCACCCGGCAAAAAACACACAGACTTAGAAG ACACAAATCCCACCATACAAGATGTTCAAGTCAAAAGAAATGAACCAGCTGATATTAATTTTGCTGAACCTGCTAACGATGCCTTATCAATATTTG ATGGACCCAGTGGATACAGACAGTACTACTCAGCCTTCCTATGCTGCGCCCCTGAAGACTTGCAGCATTTCGGCTTGTCCTTTCACTCCATGCTTGAGGAATGGggcttcaaaatatttttaccccCAAGAGACCTTGTACTAACAGGGTGCAACTTTGACAACATGTCCAGGGCGCTGGAAGAGAG GTGTAATGGTAAAATCATTGTTATACTCTCTGTCAACTATGAGGCTTCAGAAGAATGTTCCTTTTTAACTTCATTCGCCAGAGTCTTAGATCCTG ATGCCAGAAAGAGAAACATTATCCCTGTTCAGATTGACAAAAATGTAGAGATCAAAAATGTGCTGAAAGGATTGTCCATTATCCGATACAACCACGACTATAAATGTGGATGGTTGAAACAGAAACTGGTGGATGCTATCGCtgcctga